One Brassica napus cultivar Da-Ae chromosome C2, Da-Ae, whole genome shotgun sequence DNA window includes the following coding sequences:
- the LOC106416703 gene encoding uncharacterized protein LOC106416703: MAMKTFFVVSMLLLAVYLQTTLGNEVKCEKLDKDTCAFAVSSTGKRCVLEQSIKRSGIEGYTCRSSEIEADKVTNIIESDECIKACGLDRKSLGISSDALLESRFTQKLCSVKCLTQCPNVVDLFSNLAAGEGVYLPKLCESQEGQSRRAMSELRSSGIVRDTLGPVGPVRLGKMAPEPATSMDYMPYAPAPEPATSMDHMSYAPAPASY; this comes from the exons ATGGCTATGAAAACTTTTTTCGTTGTTTCTATGCTTCTCCTTGCCGTCTATTTGCAAACCACACTTG GGAACGAAGTCAAGTGCGAGAAGCTGGACAAAGACACGTGTGCGTTTGCGGTCTCGTCGACCGGTAAACGCTGCGTTTTGGAGCAGAGCATTAAGAGGAGTGGAATCGAGGGGTACACGTGTCGGTCCTCGGAGATAGAAGCAGACAAGGTCACAAACATTATTGAATCAGACGAGTGCATCAAAGCGTGTGGTCTAGACCGGAAATCTTTGGGTATATCCTCGGACGCACTATTGGAATCCCGGTTTACTCAGAAACTCTGCTCGGTTAAATGCTTAACCCAATGCCCTAACGTCGTCGATCTCTTTTCCAACCTTGCTGCTGGCGAAG GTGTATATTTGCCAAAGCTATGTGAATCACAAGAAGGACAATCAAGAAGAGCAATGTCGGAGCTTAGAAGCTCGGGAATTGTGAGGGACACTCTTGGACCGGTTGGACCGGTCAGGTTAGGCAAGATGGCACCAGAGCCAGCTACTTCAATGGACTACATGCCGTACGCGCCCGCACCAGAGCCAGCTACTTCAATGGACCACATGTCGTACGCGCCCGCACCTGCGTCCTATTAA